A stretch of Pseudomonadota bacterium DNA encodes these proteins:
- a CDS encoding branched-chain amino acid ABC transporter permease, producing the protein MDSLQILFDAPILNVQLLVDGLLIGAIFALAAYGMALVWGVMNIINIAQGEYVMLGGFVAVLLADAGIHPLFGVPLAAVVLYAVGWGLYRAIIFRVVDRDLFISILATFGISILLQQLANQVFGADVRSAEGGLGTLFLFDGMVTVGWIKVLACGVALLTGVALWLFLKHSRLGQAIRATAQNARAARILGIDTDHVYAATYGLNAAICGAAGALVAMIWIVHPYLGLAFTLRSFVIVIIAGLGNLLGVVVSGLGLGAAESFAAFLFGAEFQAAFTFSLLVVILVLRSRLLARKRRYLK; encoded by the coding sequence CAGATCCTGTTCGATGCTCCGATCCTCAACGTCCAGCTGCTCGTGGACGGGCTGCTGATCGGCGCCATCTTCGCGCTGGCGGCTTACGGCATGGCGCTGGTCTGGGGCGTGATGAACATCATCAACATCGCCCAGGGTGAGTACGTGATGCTCGGCGGCTTCGTCGCGGTGCTGCTGGCCGACGCCGGCATCCACCCGCTGTTCGGTGTCCCGCTGGCCGCCGTGGTGCTCTACGCAGTCGGTTGGGGCCTCTACCGCGCCATCATCTTCCGCGTGGTCGACCGCGACCTGTTCATCTCGATCCTCGCCACCTTCGGCATCAGCATCCTGCTGCAACAGCTTGCCAACCAGGTGTTCGGCGCCGACGTACGCAGCGCCGAAGGTGGCTTGGGCACGCTGTTCCTGTTCGACGGCATGGTGACCGTGGGTTGGATCAAGGTGCTGGCGTGCGGCGTCGCGCTGCTGACCGGCGTCGCACTGTGGCTGTTCCTGAAGCACTCGCGGCTTGGTCAGGCAATCCGTGCGACCGCGCAGAACGCGCGCGCCGCGCGCATCCTCGGCATCGACACCGACCACGTCTACGCCGCCACCTACGGGCTCAACGCAGCCATCTGCGGCGCCGCCGGTGCGCTGGTGGCGATGATCTGGATCGTCCATCCCTACCTCGGGCTGGCGTTCACGCTGCGCTCGTTCGTCATCGTCATCATCGCCGGGCTCGGCAACCTGCTCGGTGTGGTCGTCTCGGGACTCGGTCTGGGCGCCGCCGAGAGCTTCGCCGCGTTCCTCTTCGGAGCCGAGTTCCAGGCCGCGTTCACCTTCAGCCTGCTGGTGGTGATCCTGGTGCTGCGCAGTCGCCTTCTCGCGCGCAAGCGCCGCTACCTCAAGTGA
- a CDS encoding branched-chain amino acid ABC transporter permease yields the protein MKQPDRTLLIVIALLGLVAPLLVPAYTAQLAMLWVMVIFALTWDLLGGQMGYNSFGNVVFLGIGMYACAVIQRDSGLDYHSALLVGMLVGALIATAFAALFGTGVLGMRGHYFAICTLGLGVAAGEIASGWDYIGAGSGMVTPVHPGEVGERNLFFYYLFFATAAATFFTLRRLYSGRFGLAINAIRDDEDKAEAMGLHTTKYKTVAWCVAAFFLGLTGGALGNLIGFIDPRDVAFSGATFGVWMVLMAILGGKGTIWGPVLGAAIFHVTQELFWSYLLGWQRVALGALIVLIVVFFPQGILGWVRERWPHRFGQRIETRVDEEQAS from the coding sequence ATGAAACAGCCAGACCGCACCCTGCTGATCGTCATCGCACTGCTCGGACTGGTGGCCCCGCTACTGGTGCCGGCCTACACGGCCCAGTTGGCGATGCTCTGGGTCATGGTGATCTTCGCCCTGACCTGGGACCTGCTCGGCGGTCAGATGGGCTACAACTCCTTCGGTAACGTCGTGTTCCTCGGCATAGGCATGTACGCCTGCGCCGTGATCCAACGCGACAGCGGCCTGGACTACCACAGCGCCCTGTTGGTCGGCATGCTCGTCGGCGCACTCATCGCCACGGCTTTCGCTGCCCTGTTCGGTACCGGCGTACTCGGCATGCGCGGTCACTACTTCGCCATCTGCACTCTTGGCCTCGGCGTCGCCGCCGGCGAGATCGCCAGTGGCTGGGATTACATCGGCGCCGGCTCGGGCATGGTCACACCGGTCCACCCGGGCGAGGTGGGTGAGCGCAACCTGTTCTTCTACTACCTGTTCTTCGCCACCGCTGCCGCTACTTTCTTCACCCTGCGCCGACTCTACTCCGGCCGTTTCGGACTCGCCATCAACGCCATCCGCGACGACGAGGACAAGGCCGAGGCGATGGGCCTGCACACCACCAAGTACAAGACGGTCGCCTGGTGTGTCGCCGCGTTCTTCCTCGGCCTCACCGGCGGCGCACTGGGCAACCTGATTGGCTTTATCGACCCGCGCGACGTCGCTTTCTCAGGCGCCACCTTCGGTGTCTGGATGGTGCTGATGGCGATCCTCGGCGGCAAGGGCACGATCTGGGGGCCGGTACTCGGCGCGGCGATCTTCCACGTCACCCAGGAACTGTTCTGGAGCTACCTGCTCGGCTGGCAGCGGGTCGCACTCGGCGCGCTGATCGTGCTCATCGTGGTCTTCTTTCCGCAGGGGATACTGGGTTGGGTACGCGAACGCTGGCCGCATCGATTCGGCCAACGCATCGAAACCCGCGTCGATGAGGAGCAGGCCTCGTGA
- a CDS encoding ABC transporter ATP-binding protein → MDVSLNVPQGAIIGLIGPNGSGKTTLFNSIVGFHPVDQGSVLFDGKEITRLRVAQIARRGLLRTFQQTRIYGQMDCVHNLLISLPHQHETVMDMLARFPKENYEKAESLLDFVGLYSKRHLLAGDLSFGQQKLLEFAMALMNEPKLLLLDEPTAGINPTLINGIIDRLRRANDELGITLLVIEHNMRVIMNLAQYIHCLSRGKLLAEGKPDEIQNDQRVIDAYLGAQ, encoded by the coding sequence ATGGATGTCAGCCTGAATGTGCCACAGGGCGCGATTATCGGTTTAATCGGTCCCAACGGTTCGGGCAAGACAACCCTGTTCAATTCGATCGTCGGTTTTCACCCTGTGGATCAGGGATCGGTCCTGTTTGATGGCAAAGAGATCACCCGTCTGCGGGTGGCACAGATCGCGCGCCGCGGCCTGTTGCGCACTTTTCAGCAAACGCGCATCTACGGACAGATGGATTGTGTGCACAACCTGCTGATCAGCCTTCCGCATCAGCATGAGACGGTGATGGACATGCTGGCGCGCTTTCCAAAGGAAAACTACGAGAAGGCGGAATCCCTGCTGGATTTCGTCGGCCTCTATTCCAAACGGCATCTGCTGGCCGGCGATCTCTCCTTCGGACAGCAGAAACTGCTGGAATTCGCCATGGCATTGATGAACGAACCCAAACTGCTGCTGCTCGACGAGCCCACCGCGGGCATCAACCCGACGCTCATCAACGGCATCATCGATAGACTGCGCCGCGCCAACGACGAGTTGGGCATCACGCTGCTGGTCATCGAGCACAACATGCGCGTCATCATGAATCTGGCGCAGTACATCCACTGCCTGTCGCGCGGGAAGTTGCTGGCGGAAGGCAAACCCGATGAAATACAGAACGATCAACGGGTCATCGACGCCTATCTGGGGGCGCAGTAG
- a CDS encoding ABC transporter ATP-binding protein codes for MAGEHDNRSKNKLRGYGQGNVDTVLSVDQVAREAQQIAAEGPSREFLLGLSGNDPLVRIEGLVAGYGRMEILHDIDFYAGKGQAVCLIGPNGAGKSTVLHSIYGFTRIMGGSITVGGTNVTHLSPKDKLRSAGIAYILQDNSVFPDMTVEENLFMGGYLLNNRQRVQESAEQVFEKYPRLRERRSQRAGVLSGGERRLLEISRALIMKPDVLLVDEPSIGLEPRFIDMVFEILDDLRRNDGKTIILVEQNAKKGLEFADAGYVLVSGEVAMAGRGEELLENPDVGRLFLGG; via the coding sequence ATGGCCGGTGAGCACGACAATCGAAGCAAAAACAAGCTGCGCGGTTACGGTCAGGGTAATGTCGATACCGTGCTGTCGGTGGATCAGGTGGCGCGCGAAGCGCAGCAGATCGCCGCCGAGGGCCCGAGCCGCGAATTTCTGCTGGGGTTATCGGGTAACGATCCGCTGGTGCGCATCGAAGGGTTGGTCGCCGGTTACGGGCGCATGGAGATACTCCACGATATCGATTTCTACGCCGGCAAAGGCCAGGCCGTCTGCCTGATTGGGCCCAACGGCGCCGGCAAATCCACCGTACTGCATTCCATTTATGGCTTCACCCGCATCATGGGCGGGAGCATTACGGTCGGTGGCACCAATGTCACCCACCTCAGCCCCAAAGACAAACTGCGCAGTGCGGGAATCGCCTATATTTTGCAGGATAATTCGGTTTTTCCGGACATGACGGTAGAGGAAAATCTGTTCATGGGCGGGTACTTGCTGAACAACCGCCAGCGCGTACAGGAATCCGCCGAACAGGTTTTCGAGAAGTATCCCCGCCTGCGCGAGCGCCGCAGCCAGCGGGCCGGTGTGCTCTCGGGGGGCGAGCGGCGTTTACTGGAGATCTCGCGCGCCTTGATCATGAAGCCCGACGTGTTGCTGGTGGACGAACCCTCCATCGGATTGGAGCCGCGCTTCATCGACATGGTATTCGAGATTCTGGACGATCTGCGGCGAAACGACGGCAAAACCATCATCCTGGTCGAGCAAAACGCGAAAAAGGGCCTGGAGTTCGCCGACGCGGGTTATGTATTGGTATCGGGCGAAGTGGCCATGGCCGGCCGTGGTGAGGAGCTGCTGGAAAATCCCGACGTAGGCAGATTGTTCCTGGGAGGCTAG
- a CDS encoding DUF1127 domain-containing protein, with protein MRYEHCDQAKHPERAPWSLDYCLLLVWRQCARLALDDHPLKDIGLSRTDAAREGNKPFWRS; from the coding sequence ATACGCTATGAACATTGTGATCAAGCAAAGCACCCTGAGCGCGCCCCATGGTCGTTGGACTATTGCCTGCTATTGGTATGGCGGCAATGTGCGCGGCTGGCGCTCGACGATCATCCGTTGAAGGACATCGGGTTGTCACGCACCGACGCCGCGCGGGAAGGGAACAAGCCTTTTTGGAGATCGTGA
- a CDS encoding DMT family transporter: MSVPSAYLIVVAIWATTPLAVKWSGEGLGPVPAAAARMLIAAVVGLVMLRLVNIRLPWDRVAITSYLAAGLGIFGAMSLVYWGALYVPSGLISVLFGLSPILSGLLSRYWLVEPELSATRWLACLMALAGLITIFRYELRIEGDAWIGISLLLGAVTLFSVSTVWVKRIGAELHPFAQTVGGLLVCVPPYAISWWLIGGVGVAGAGSVAYAAVLYLALGGSLLGFLCYYYVLRHLPATTVVLITVITPVMALGIGAVLNDESISLSTLVGTGMILGGLALYHLGDRLILRLRGAVIARE, translated from the coding sequence ATGTCGGTGCCGAGTGCCTATCTGATCGTAGTCGCCATCTGGGCGACCACGCCGTTGGCGGTGAAATGGAGCGGGGAAGGGTTGGGTCCGGTGCCCGCGGCTGCCGCACGCATGTTGATTGCAGCGGTGGTGGGGTTGGTGATGCTGCGCCTGGTGAATATTCGTCTGCCGTGGGATCGCGTCGCGATTACCAGTTACCTGGCGGCCGGCCTGGGGATTTTTGGCGCGATGTCGCTGGTCTATTGGGGGGCGCTCTATGTTCCTTCCGGGTTGATATCGGTGCTGTTTGGACTTTCGCCGATTCTTTCCGGATTACTCTCCCGCTATTGGCTGGTCGAACCCGAGCTTTCCGCAACGCGTTGGTTGGCCTGCCTGATGGCACTGGCGGGACTGATCACGATCTTCCGATACGAACTGCGCATCGAGGGTGATGCATGGATAGGCATCTCTCTTTTGCTGGGTGCGGTGACGCTCTTCAGCGTCAGTACGGTCTGGGTTAAGCGTATTGGCGCGGAGTTGCATCCCTTCGCGCAGACCGTGGGCGGGCTGCTCGTGTGCGTACCTCCCTACGCAATCAGTTGGTGGTTGATCGGAGGAGTCGGTGTCGCTGGTGCTGGCAGCGTGGCGTATGCGGCGGTGCTCTACCTGGCACTGGGCGGCTCGTTGCTCGGGTTTCTCTGCTACTACTACGTCCTGCGTCATCTACCAGCGACAACGGTGGTGCTGATCACGGTGATCACGCCGGTCATGGCGTTGGGCATTGGCGCTGTTCTTAATGATGAGTCGATATCGCTGTCGACGCTTGTCGGTACCGGCATGATCCTCGGTGGATTGGCGCTCTATCATTTGGGCGATCGCCTGATCCTCCGTCTGCGAGGTGCGGTAATCGCCCGTGAATAG
- a CDS encoding DUF3750 domain-containing protein translates to MRRVIRITLRGIIAVIAVIAVGLSLAWATNPNSATEDWRSADRSSAGIAPDPKSHREAIVQLYAARAFRWRGTFSVHTWLALKPEDAQHFTVVELLGWRAYRDQSAVVVRADIPDRRWFNSMPQLIAEQRGPLADQAIAKLLAAAESYPRRFEYGLWPGPNSNTFIAYLLRHVPELGFAMPPNALGKDFLIDAHFVAATPSGTGYQFSLGGALGLLLAQREGLEINVLGLTLGFDPRGPALVLPGVGRLGG, encoded by the coding sequence ATGAGAAGAGTAATACGCATCACCCTACGTGGGATAATCGCAGTTATCGCTGTCATTGCGGTGGGGCTGTCGTTGGCGTGGGCAACCAACCCCAACAGCGCCACCGAAGACTGGCGTTCCGCTGATCGTTCCAGCGCCGGCATCGCACCCGATCCGAAATCCCATCGTGAAGCCATCGTCCAGCTTTATGCCGCCCGCGCTTTTCGCTGGCGTGGCACCTTTTCCGTACACACGTGGCTGGCCTTGAAACCCGAAGATGCCCAGCACTTTACGGTCGTGGAACTGCTCGGTTGGCGCGCCTATCGCGACCAATCGGCGGTCGTGGTGCGCGCGGATATTCCAGACCGGCGCTGGTTCAACAGTATGCCGCAACTCATTGCCGAGCAGCGCGGCCCCTTGGCGGACCAGGCAATCGCGAAACTGCTGGCGGCCGCCGAATCCTACCCGCGTCGCTTTGAGTATGGCTTGTGGCCTGGCCCCAACAGCAATACCTTTATCGCCTATCTGCTGCGCCATGTTCCAGAGCTGGGCTTCGCGATGCCGCCCAACGCCCTGGGCAAGGACTTTCTCATCGACGCCCACTTTGTCGCAGCCACGCCCAGCGGTACGGGATACCAGTTCTCGCTGGGCGGGGCGCTGGGACTCCTGCTGGCGCAACGTGAAGGATTGGAGATCAATGTCCTCGGATTGACCCTGGGCTTCGATCCGCGGGGCCCGGCGCTGGTACTGCCGGGGGTCGGTCGGCTCGGTGGGTGA
- a CDS encoding DUF1127 domain-containing protein: MACTSVSISLRITPEGSERSPLGERLALIWYTLEHWRERARQRRAMLALDDHLLRDIGISRADVEREGSKPFWME, encoded by the coding sequence ATGGCCTGCACCAGCGTATCGATTTCTTTACGCATCACTCCTGAGGGGTCAGAGCGTTCCCCACTTGGGGAGCGCCTGGCGCTGATTTGGTACACGCTGGAACATTGGCGTGAACGCGCGCGCCAACGCCGCGCGATGCTGGCGCTGGACGATCATCTGCTGCGGGATATCGGTATCTCGCGCGCCGATGTGGAACGTGAAGGATCGAAGCCGTTCTGGATGGAGTGA
- a CDS encoding LysR family transcriptional regulator, with translation MAEEGHLTRAAERLYTSQPAISAHIKALEEELGLTLFARTPRGMQLTSEGMRLLPKARAALDASGDFLQQAKSLQNELLGTVRVGLNADAEYLRIAQTHQLVSSRYPQLEVHLLSGASQTNVPDIRAAKLDAGFVFGDLDATNLACLELAQTPLRIAAPAGWEERVAGATMKDIVHMPWIYTAPDCPFFTAAKTVLDEHSCCRPPQTIVSDNEEALRSLVKAGVGLAIMRADEIQKAEQEGYAFALPVELPTVPLRLAYLKNRVNDPQLTALLEVVAEVWGLPFTDREEKAAS, from the coding sequence GTGGCCGAAGAGGGACACCTGACCCGCGCCGCGGAGCGCCTCTACACCAGCCAACCGGCGATCAGCGCCCATATCAAAGCCCTTGAGGAAGAGCTCGGCTTGACCTTGTTCGCGCGCACGCCACGCGGAATGCAATTGACCAGCGAAGGCATGCGCCTGCTCCCAAAGGCCCGCGCGGCGCTTGATGCATCGGGCGATTTTCTCCAACAGGCCAAATCACTGCAGAACGAGCTGCTGGGCACGGTGCGTGTCGGCCTCAATGCCGATGCCGAGTATCTGCGGATTGCGCAAACTCACCAATTGGTCTCCAGCCGTTATCCCCAACTTGAAGTGCACCTGTTGTCGGGCGCGAGCCAGACGAACGTCCCCGATATTCGTGCCGCCAAACTGGATGCGGGGTTTGTGTTCGGCGATCTCGACGCCACGAATCTGGCTTGCCTGGAGCTGGCGCAGACACCGCTGCGCATTGCTGCACCCGCCGGGTGGGAAGAACGCGTCGCGGGGGCCACGATGAAAGACATCGTCCATATGCCGTGGATCTACACCGCCCCCGATTGCCCCTTTTTCACCGCCGCCAAGACGGTGCTCGACGAACACAGTTGCTGCCGGCCGCCGCAGACCATCGTCTCCGATAACGAAGAGGCACTGCGCTCGCTGGTCAAGGCGGGTGTCGGTCTGGCCATCATGCGCGCAGACGAGATTCAAAAGGCGGAGCAGGAAGGCTACGCCTTCGCCTTGCCCGTCGAGCTGCCGACCGTTCCGCTGCGTCTGGCCTATCTGAAAAACCGGGTAAACGATCCGCAACTGACGGCGCTGCTGGAGGTGGTTGCCGAGGTATGGGGGCTCCCGTTCACCGACCGGGAGGAGAAGGCTGCTAGTTAA
- a CDS encoding Rrf2 family transcriptional regulator translates to MRLTVFSDYTLRVLIYLGLRRDRLCTIAEIAEAYAISRNHLMKVVHNLGLCGEIETVRGKGGGIRLAREPSAINVGAVVRAAEHDAPLVECFDPANSCCRIEAACLLKGVFGKAIQAFYTVLDQYTLADLLRTEQHMADLLEVTKPAAPPLN, encoded by the coding sequence ATGCGCCTCACCGTATTCTCTGACTATACACTGCGCGTACTGATCTATCTCGGTCTGCGCCGCGATCGGTTGTGCACCATAGCGGAGATCGCGGAGGCCTATGCCATCTCCCGTAATCACCTCATGAAAGTGGTCCACAATCTGGGCCTGTGCGGAGAGATTGAAACCGTCCGCGGCAAGGGTGGGGGCATCCGCCTGGCGCGTGAGCCCTCCGCTATCAACGTCGGCGCGGTGGTACGCGCGGCCGAGCATGACGCCCCGCTGGTCGAGTGCTTCGACCCCGCAAACAGCTGTTGCCGCATCGAAGCGGCCTGTCTGCTGAAGGGGGTGTTCGGCAAGGCAATCCAGGCCTTTTACACGGTTCTCGATCAGTACACCCTGGCCGATCTGCTGAGAACCGAGCAGCATATGGCGGATCTGTTGGAGGTGACGAAACCCGCCGCACCGCCCCTTAACTAG
- a CDS encoding metal-sulfur cluster assembly factor, whose amino-acid sequence MSVSNLSEEQVQDALRAVVDPEVGMNIVDLGLVYGIEVTEDHIYVVMTMTTPACPMSTYITDSVRHTLRALAPDMEDIQVHLVWDPPWHPGLMSEGAKTTFGW is encoded by the coding sequence ATGAGTGTTTCGAATCTCTCCGAAGAGCAGGTGCAGGATGCCCTGAGAGCGGTGGTGGACCCCGAAGTGGGGATGAATATCGTCGATCTGGGGCTGGTTTACGGGATCGAGGTGACGGAAGACCACATCTACGTGGTGATGACCATGACCACACCCGCCTGCCCGATGAGCACTTACATTACCGATTCGGTCCGCCACACGTTACGCGCCCTGGCACCCGACATGGAGGACATCCAGGTCCACCTGGTCTGGGATCCGCCCTGGCATCCAGGGCTGATGTCGGAGGGGGCAAAAACCACCTTTGGCTGGTAA
- a CDS encoding DUF2249 domain-containing protein: MSTAEPKIIDVRTIEPRFRHSLIFQTFGALAPGDHFVLVNDHDPKPLQYQFQAEMPDTYSWTYEKQGPEVWQVRIGKTA; encoded by the coding sequence ATGAGCACCGCTGAACCCAAGATCATTGATGTTCGTACTATTGAGCCACGTTTCCGTCACTCGCTGATCTTCCAGACCTTTGGCGCCCTCGCGCCCGGCGATCACTTCGTGCTGGTCAACGACCACGACCCCAAACCCCTGCAGTACCAGTTCCAGGCGGAGATGCCCGACACCTACAGCTGGACCTACGAAAAACAGGGCCCTGAGGTCTGGCAGGTTCGTATCGGTAAAACCGCTTAG